One genomic region from Kamptonema formosum PCC 6407 encodes:
- the metH gene encoding methionine synthase, which yields MTNSTFLQRLHHPSRPVIVFDGAMGTNLQFQNLTAEDFGGPQYEGCNEYLIYTNPEAVAKVHRGFLEAGADVIETDTFGASSFVLAEYNLAQEAYNLNKAAATLAKGLAIEYSTPEKPRFVAGSIGPGTKLPTLGHIDFDTLKIAFAEQAEGLFDGGVDLLIVETCQDVLQIKAALSAIEEVFAKKGTRLPIMVSVTMETTGTMLVGSDISAVLTILQPFPIDILGLNCATGPDRMAEHIKYLSQYSPFVVSCIPNAGLPENVGGHAHYKLTPMELRMALMHFVEDLGVQVIGGCCGTRYDHIQQLAEISTTLTPKVRETTWQPAAASIYSAQPYDQDNSFLIVGERLNASGSKKCRDLLNAEDWDGLISMGREQVREGAHILDVNVDYVGRDGVRDMREVVSRLVTNATLPLMLDSTEWEKMEAGLKAAGGKCLLNSTNYEDGEPRFYKVLELAKTYGAGIVIGTIDEDGMARSANKKFEIASRAYHAAIEYGIPAYDIFFDPLALPISTGIEEDRANGKSTIEAIRRIRQELPGCHVILGVSNISFGLNPAARQVLNSMFLHEAMQAGMDSAIVSPNKILPLAKIEEKYQELCRKLIYDRREFDGNVCIYDPLGELTNAFEGATTKRDRSADKLLPLEERLKRHIIDGERIGLEEVLTTALEQYPPLEIINTFLLDGMKVVGELFGSGQMQLPFVLQSAETMKAAVAFLQPYMEKSESGDNAKGTFIIATVKGDVHDIGKNLVDIILSNNGYRVINLGIKQPVDNIIEAYEQHKADCIAMSGLLVKSTAFMKENLETFNQRGITVPVILGGAALTPKFVHEDCQNTYKGKVIYGKDAFSDLHFMDKLMPAKSGGKWDDLNGFADEENGNGNGVAKIEVAHKKEVETAESATPLVIDTRRSEAVAVDIERPIPPFWGTQLLEGEDIPFEEIFWHLDLQALIAGQWQYRKPKDQSREEYDGFLAEKVYPILEGWKQRIVNEKLLHPQVVYGYFPCQSEGNSLHLYDPANPPNPPLVRGGNDVNNPLLTEGADLTNSPLLTGGNDVNNPLLMGGDDLTNSPLSTGGNVTNPPLPRRGEEGVITTFTFPRQKSGRRLCIADFFAPKESGKIDVFPMQAVTVGHIATEFAQKLFADNQYTDYLYFHGLAVQTAEAIAEWTHARIRRELGFGSEEPENIRDMLAQRYRGSRYSFGYPACPDMSDQYKQLELLGSDRINLYMDESEQLYPEQSTTAIITYHPAAKYFTA from the coding sequence ATGACCAATAGTACCTTCCTCCAACGCCTCCACCACCCATCCCGGCCCGTCATCGTCTTCGATGGCGCAATGGGAACCAACCTGCAATTTCAAAACCTCACCGCCGAAGACTTCGGGGGCCCGCAATACGAAGGTTGCAACGAATACTTAATCTACACCAATCCCGAAGCTGTCGCCAAAGTCCATCGCGGTTTCCTCGAAGCAGGCGCAGATGTCATCGAAACTGACACCTTCGGGGCGAGTTCCTTTGTACTTGCTGAATACAATTTAGCCCAGGAAGCCTACAACCTCAACAAGGCGGCCGCAACCCTCGCCAAAGGCCTGGCTATTGAGTATTCTACACCAGAAAAACCCCGATTTGTGGCTGGTTCAATTGGCCCTGGAACTAAATTACCAACCCTGGGACATATTGACTTTGATACTCTGAAAATTGCCTTTGCCGAACAAGCAGAAGGACTATTTGATGGTGGAGTTGATTTATTAATAGTTGAAACCTGCCAAGATGTGTTGCAAATTAAAGCCGCACTCAGCGCCATTGAAGAAGTATTTGCTAAAAAAGGTACGCGCCTCCCGATCATGGTATCGGTGACAATGGAAACTACTGGTACAATGTTGGTAGGTTCCGATATTAGCGCTGTCCTGACTATTTTACAACCTTTTCCTATTGATATTTTAGGATTAAACTGCGCTACTGGGCCAGACAGAATGGCCGAACATATCAAATATTTATCCCAATATTCCCCTTTTGTAGTTTCCTGTATTCCCAACGCAGGTTTACCAGAAAATGTCGGCGGACACGCCCATTATAAACTCACGCCGATGGAACTACGAATGGCATTAATGCACTTTGTAGAAGACTTAGGAGTGCAAGTAATTGGCGGTTGTTGCGGTACTCGTTACGATCACATTCAACAATTAGCAGAAATTTCCACAACCCTGACACCGAAAGTCCGCGAAACCACTTGGCAACCCGCCGCCGCATCAATTTATAGCGCCCAACCTTACGACCAAGATAATTCTTTCTTAATAGTTGGGGAAAGACTTAATGCTAGTGGTTCTAAGAAATGTCGCGACTTATTAAATGCTGAAGATTGGGATGGTTTAATCTCAATGGGACGCGAACAAGTCCGCGAAGGCGCACACATTCTCGATGTTAACGTCGATTATGTGGGACGCGATGGCGTAAGAGATATGAGAGAAGTTGTATCTCGCCTAGTTACTAATGCCACTTTACCCTTAATGTTAGACTCCACTGAGTGGGAAAAAATGGAGGCGGGATTAAAAGCCGCTGGGGGTAAATGTTTGTTAAATTCTACTAACTATGAAGATGGGGAACCCCGTTTTTATAAGGTGTTAGAATTGGCAAAAACGTATGGTGCGGGGATAGTTATCGGTACAATTGATGAAGATGGGATGGCCCGGAGTGCGAACAAAAAATTTGAGATTGCATCCCGCGCTTATCACGCTGCCATTGAGTATGGAATCCCCGCCTACGACATCTTCTTTGACCCTTTAGCATTGCCAATTTCTACGGGGATTGAAGAAGATAGGGCCAACGGTAAATCTACAATTGAAGCCATTCGTCGCATCAGGCAAGAGTTGCCGGGATGTCATGTTATTCTAGGAGTTTCTAATATTTCCTTTGGCTTAAATCCAGCGGCGCGACAAGTCTTAAACTCGATGTTTTTGCATGAAGCGATGCAAGCTGGGATGGATTCAGCAATTGTTAGCCCCAATAAGATTTTACCGCTGGCAAAAATTGAAGAAAAATATCAAGAATTATGCCGCAAACTGATTTACGATCGACGAGAATTTGATGGTAATGTCTGCATTTACGATCCTTTGGGAGAGTTGACAAATGCCTTTGAAGGTGCTACAACTAAGCGCGATCGCAGTGCCGATAAACTGCTTCCTTTAGAAGAACGTCTGAAGCGTCATATCATCGATGGCGAAAGAATTGGCTTAGAAGAAGTTCTTACCACAGCTTTAGAACAATATCCACCTTTGGAGATTATTAATACCTTCTTATTAGATGGTATGAAAGTGGTAGGCGAATTATTTGGATCGGGTCAAATGCAATTACCTTTTGTATTGCAATCTGCCGAAACCATGAAAGCTGCTGTTGCCTTTTTACAGCCATATATGGAGAAATCAGAATCAGGTGATAATGCCAAGGGAACCTTTATTATTGCCACAGTTAAAGGCGACGTTCACGACATTGGAAAAAATCTGGTTGACATCATTCTTTCTAATAATGGATATCGAGTGATTAACTTGGGAATTAAACAACCAGTAGACAATATCATTGAAGCCTACGAACAGCACAAAGCTGATTGTATTGCTATGAGTGGGTTGCTGGTTAAATCCACTGCTTTTATGAAAGAAAACCTGGAGACATTTAACCAGCGCGGGATTACCGTTCCCGTCATTTTAGGCGGTGCGGCTTTAACTCCTAAGTTTGTTCACGAAGATTGCCAAAACACCTATAAAGGTAAAGTTATTTATGGCAAAGATGCCTTTTCTGACTTGCACTTTATGGATAAATTGATGCCTGCAAAATCAGGAGGGAAATGGGACGATCTCAATGGTTTTGCTGATGAAGAAAATGGTAATGGCAATGGGGTAGCTAAAATAGAAGTCGCACATAAAAAAGAGGTGGAAACGGCGGAATCAGCAACGCCATTAGTAATAGATACACGGCGTTCTGAGGCGGTAGCTGTGGATATTGAACGCCCGATTCCGCCTTTTTGGGGTACTCAGTTATTAGAGGGCGAAGATATACCCTTTGAGGAAATTTTCTGGCATTTGGATTTACAAGCTTTGATTGCTGGACAGTGGCAATATCGCAAGCCTAAAGACCAATCTCGTGAAGAGTATGATGGGTTTTTAGCTGAGAAAGTTTATCCGATTTTGGAGGGATGGAAACAGCGGATTGTTAATGAGAAGTTGTTACATCCACAGGTGGTTTATGGGTATTTTCCTTGTCAGTCTGAGGGTAATTCTTTGCACCTTTACGATCCGGCTAACCCCCCCAATCCCCCCTTGGTAAGGGGGGGCAATGATGTAAATAATCCCTTGTTAACGGAGGGCGCTGATCTAACTAATTCCCCCTTGTTAACGGGGGGCAATGATGTAAATAATCCCTTGTTAATGGGGGGCGATGATCTAACTAATTCCCCCTTGTCAACGGGGGGCAATGTAACTAACCCCCCCTTACCAAGGCGGGGCGAAGAGGGGGTTATTACAACCTTTACTTTCCCTCGGCAAAAGTCGGGTCGGCGGTTGTGTATTGCTGACTTTTTTGCACCGAAAGAATCGGGTAAAATTGATGTATTTCCGATGCAGGCGGTGACGGTTGGACACATTGCTACGGAGTTCGCACAAAAGCTATTTGCCGATAATCAATATACCGATTATCTGTATTTTCATGGGTTAGCAGTTCAGACGGCGGAAGCAATAGCTGAATGGACTCATGCGCGAATTCGCCGCGAGTTAGGTTTTGGGAGTGAAGAACCGGAGAATATTCGGGATATGTTAGCTCAAAGATATCGCGGATCGCGGTATAGTTTTGGTTATCCGGCTTGTCCTGATATGTCGGATCAGTATAAACAATTGGAGTTGTTAGGAAGCGATCGCATCAATCTTTATATGGATGAAAGCGAACAACTTTATCCCGAACAATCGACAACTGCCATCATCACCTATCACCCAGCAGCTAAGTATTTCACTGCTTAA
- a CDS encoding MBL fold metallo-hydrolase has protein sequence MELECLPYGAGHAEDGLCLLVRMGQHRILLDCGLKDISPLISSEKSLPADLVFCTHAHPDHARGLLALHQSFPQLPIYASEVTTQLLALNWPELAASEHPRFCQALPWHSPVELRRGLGVQLFPSGHLPGAAAILLTYAAPHRTYSLVYTGDFFLSNSRLVEGLPLGDLRGLKPDVLILEGSYGTARHPHRRQLENQLAERIHRAIADGYSVLLPTSTLGLGQELLMLLRSHHYFTGRDLDIWVDGAVAQGCDAYLELLPHFPTAVQNFAQHQPLFWDERVRPRLRRLSPEQRGILGKAPCIIITDETADLSLYVTKQNGPWILLLPQKPGYPPKGWPETLQGSGLRSVESYLLAEHSDGPGTTQLIHNLRPQHIIFVHGSPTYLADLANLDELRNRYQLHTPAAGTLVELPIGETFLQPAMPETHYEGELAEMGTEVAISLPNTIASDPRWSNFADTGLVEARWQGEELVLRGLSQRELISIGSDRPLPVELECCGNCQHFRGQRCWSPLSPLFGFKVTPDGFCPVFESIHTSDPSSDEQSL, from the coding sequence ATGGAGCTGGAATGTTTACCTTATGGTGCAGGTCATGCAGAGGATGGCCTCTGTTTGCTGGTGCGAATGGGGCAGCACCGGATTTTACTAGACTGCGGCCTAAAGGACATTTCACCGCTAATATCTTCAGAAAAATCCCTGCCAGCGGACTTAGTTTTTTGTACCCATGCCCACCCAGACCATGCTAGAGGTTTGCTAGCACTCCACCAGTCTTTCCCGCAATTGCCGATTTACGCCAGCGAGGTGACAACCCAACTCCTAGCCTTGAATTGGCCAGAGTTGGCAGCTAGCGAGCACCCACGGTTTTGTCAGGCCTTGCCTTGGCACTCTCCAGTTGAACTCCGCAGAGGTCTAGGGGTGCAGTTGTTCCCCTCCGGGCACCTACCAGGAGCAGCGGCAATATTGCTGACCTATGCGGCTCCGCACCGCACCTACTCCCTGGTTTACACGGGAGATTTTTTTCTATCTAATTCTCGCTTAGTTGAAGGATTGCCCTTGGGAGACCTCCGAGGACTCAAGCCAGACGTACTGATTCTCGAAGGTAGTTATGGCACGGCGCGTCATCCCCACCGCCGCCAATTGGAAAATCAGCTAGCAGAGCGCATCCACCGCGCGATCGCAGATGGTTACTCGGTACTTCTACCTACATCAACTCTCGGACTTGGGCAAGAATTGCTGATGCTACTACGGAGTCATCACTACTTCACTGGCAGAGACTTAGATATCTGGGTTGATGGGGCCGTTGCCCAAGGTTGCGACGCTTACCTGGAACTTTTACCCCATTTTCCTACAGCCGTTCAGAATTTTGCCCAACATCAACCCCTATTTTGGGACGAACGGGTGCGTCCTCGCCTACGCCGCTTGTCTCCAGAACAGCGCGGTATTCTCGGTAAAGCACCCTGCATTATCATCACTGACGAAACAGCGGATTTAAGTCTCTACGTTACTAAGCAAAATGGCCCTTGGATATTGCTGCTACCTCAAAAGCCGGGATACCCGCCGAAAGGGTGGCCGGAAACCTTACAGGGGTCGGGACTTCGTAGTGTAGAAAGCTATCTACTCGCGGAGCATTCTGATGGCCCCGGCACTACGCAGCTTATTCACAATTTGCGCCCTCAGCATATAATTTTCGTTCACGGCTCCCCAACTTATTTAGCTGATTTGGCGAACTTGGATGAGTTGCGGAACCGTTACCAGTTGCATACTCCAGCGGCGGGTACGTTGGTAGAGTTGCCGATTGGCGAGACATTTTTGCAACCTGCGATGCCAGAAACTCACTATGAAGGGGAGTTGGCGGAGATGGGGACGGAGGTAGCAATTAGTTTACCGAATACTATTGCCTCCGATCCGCGCTGGTCAAATTTTGCGGATACGGGTTTGGTAGAGGCCCGTTGGCAGGGTGAGGAGTTAGTATTGCGCGGGCTCTCGCAGCGGGAATTGATTAGTATTGGTAGCGATCGCCCTTTGCCGGTAGAGTTAGAATGTTGCGGCAATTGTCAGCACTTCCGAGGACAGCGTTGTTGGAGTCCTCTATCGCCTTTGTTTGGCTTTAAGGTTACGCCTGATGGGTTTTGTCCCGTTTTTGAATCGATTCATACTTCCGATCCGTCTAGTGATGAGCAATCGCTTTAA
- a CDS encoding nucleotidyltransferase family protein — protein MASDWKKILESKQVQLTEFCQHYRVLKMELFGSATGDNFDEEKSDLDFLVQFTPMSPVEYANCFFGLREALNKLFNRSIDLVEINSIRNPYFLQSIEKSRVILYAA, from the coding sequence ATGGCGAGTGACTGGAAGAAAATTTTGGAGTCAAAACAGGTTCAATTGACTGAGTTTTGTCAGCATTACCGAGTATTAAAGATGGAGTTGTTCGGCTCTGCAACAGGAGATAATTTCGACGAAGAAAAAAGTGATTTAGATTTCTTGGTTCAGTTTACACCGATGTCACCGGTGGAATATGCTAATTGCTTTTTTGGTTTGCGGGAGGCGTTGAATAAGTTGTTTAATCGTTCTATAGATTTAGTCGAGATTAATTCAATCCGCAACCCTTATTTTTTACAATCAATTGAAAAATCGCGGGTGATTTTGTATGCGGCTTGA
- a CDS encoding L-threonylcarbamoyladenylate synthase, with product MPQVSIQTLISAAKLGNQIISFPTDTVPALAVRPEASELIFTTKKRDREKPLILMGATPEHLWPYITGTPEQLQIWQQIAASHWPGALTLVLPASPKVPPAMNPTDPTTIGLRVPNLAIAQKILQQTGPLATTSANLSGQPPLETAAEIQQNFPEVLTLEASELKTTTTASGLPSTVAKWSGNSWEILRQGAVELKG from the coding sequence ATGCCTCAAGTCTCAATCCAAACCTTAATATCAGCAGCAAAATTAGGAAATCAAATCATCAGCTTTCCCACTGATACTGTACCCGCCCTAGCAGTTCGCCCCGAAGCTAGCGAACTAATTTTCACTACCAAAAAACGCGATCGCGAAAAACCTCTAATTTTAATGGGTGCAACCCCAGAACATCTTTGGCCCTACATCACCGGCACCCCAGAACAACTTCAAATATGGCAACAAATCGCCGCCTCCCACTGGCCCGGAGCCCTAACCCTTGTCCTCCCAGCCTCCCCCAAAGTACCTCCAGCCATGAACCCCACAGACCCCACCACCATCGGCCTCAGAGTCCCTAACCTCGCGATCGCCCAAAAAATCCTACAACAGACAGGGCCCTTAGCCACCACCAGCGCCAACTTATCAGGTCAACCACCCCTAGAAACAGCCGCCGAAATTCAACAAAATTTCCCAGAAGTCTTAACCCTAGAGGCTTCTGAACTAAAAACAACCACAACAGCATCCGGTTTACCCTCCACAGTGGCCAAATGGAGTGGGAATAGCTGGGAAATCTTGCGGCAAGGCGCGGTAGAGTTAAAAGGCTGA
- a CDS encoding coiled-coil domain-containing protein, whose translation MPKNKRNVVSTYLESKVKVGVSLTPTGANRLTVIAEKLGISKSELFERIARSELLKSSNGAELTFSLQHGSGSPKQVSKLKDETTEGQSHESGTAESPENSVAQSKELLESYEALQKQSQEQVAAIASLQAQVAELQKLENQVRESVPLESYETLQRESQEQVAAIASLQAQVAELQKLENQVRESVPLESYETLQRESQEQVAAIASLQAQVTELQSHLEAQSRDSVPLESHQTLQKESQEQVAAIASLQAQVAELQSHLEAQSRDSVPLESHQTLQKESQEQVAAIASLQAQVAELQKLENQVRDSVPLESYETLQRQSQEQVAAIASLQAQITELWHLKSQASNNISLTTYQALQRQSQEQVNTIKTLQEQLAQLQTVAGIGEAKLNKWRNRTFSR comes from the coding sequence ATGCCAAAAAACAAACGAAATGTTGTTAGTACATATTTAGAGAGCAAAGTCAAGGTCGGAGTCTCGCTGACACCGACAGGGGCTAATCGCTTGACTGTGATCGCAGAAAAGCTGGGCATATCAAAATCTGAGCTATTCGAGCGCATAGCTCGAAGCGAGTTGCTCAAGTCTAGCAATGGAGCAGAGTTAACTTTTTCCTTGCAACATGGTTCGGGATCTCCGAAACAGGTTTCAAAATTGAAAGATGAAACAACTGAGGGCCAAAGTCACGAGAGTGGAACGGCTGAGTCCCCAGAAAATTCTGTTGCACAGTCAAAGGAATTGCTAGAAAGTTACGAAGCTTTGCAAAAGCAATCTCAAGAGCAGGTAGCAGCGATCGCATCTTTGCAGGCTCAAGTTGCAGAGTTGCAAAAGCTGGAAAATCAAGTTAGAGAGAGCGTACCTTTAGAAAGTTACGAAACTTTACAGAGGGAATCTCAAGAGCAGGTAGCAGCGATCGCATCTTTGCAGGCTCAAGTTGCAGAGTTGCAAAAGCTGGAAAATCAAGTTAGAGAGAGCGTACCTTTAGAAAGTTACGAAACTTTACAGAGGGAATCTCAAGAGCAGGTAGCAGCGATCGCATCTTTGCAGGCTCAAGTTACAGAGTTGCAAAGTCATCTGGAAGCTCAATCTAGAGATAGCGTACCTTTAGAAAGTCACCAAACTTTACAGAAGGAATCTCAAGAACAGGTAGCAGCGATCGCATCTTTGCAAGCTCAAGTTGCAGAGTTGCAAAGTCATCTGGAAGCTCAATCTAGAGATAGCGTACCTTTAGAAAGTCACCAAACTTTACAGAAGGAATCTCAAGAACAGGTAGCAGCGATCGCATCTTTGCAGGCTCAAGTTGCAGAGTTGCAAAAGCTGGAAAATCAAGTTAGAGATAGCGTACCGTTAGAAAGTTACGAAACTTTACAGCGACAGTCTCAAGAACAGGTAGCAGCGATCGCATCTTTGCAAGCTCAAATCACAGAGTTGTGGCATCTAAAAAGTCAGGCAAGTAATAACATATCACTGACAACTTATCAAGCTTTACAGCGGCAGTCTCAAGAACAAGTCAATACTATTAAGACTTTGCAAGAACAGCTAGCTCAATTGCAAACTGTGGCTGGAATTGGCGAAGCTAAGTTAAACAAGTGGCGCAACCGCACCTTTTCTCGCTAG